A portion of the Bufo gargarizans isolate SCDJY-AF-19 chromosome 7, ASM1485885v1, whole genome shotgun sequence genome contains these proteins:
- the EIF3L gene encoding eukaryotic translation initiation factor 3 subunit L: MSYEEVETPYDPYSYQADFDTHTGDPKQDLAYERQYEQQTYQVIPEVIKNFIQYFHKTVSDLIDQKVYELQASRVSSDLIDQKVYEIQDIYENSWTKLTERFFKNSPWPEAEAIAPQVGNDAVFLILYKELYYRHIYAKVSGGPTLEQRFESYYNYCNLFNYILNADGPAPLELPNQWLWDIIDEFIYQFQSFSQYRCKTAKKSEEEIEFLRSNPKIWNVHSVLNVLHSLVDKSNINRQLEIYTSGGDPESVAGEYGRHSLYKMLGYFSLVGLLRLHSLLGDYYQAIKVLENIELNKKSMYSRVPECQVTTYYYVGFAYLMMRRYQDAIRVFANILLYIQRTKSMFQRTTYKYEMINKQNEQMHGLLAIALTMYPMRIDESIHTQLREKYGDKMLRMQKGDAQIYEELFNYACPKFLSPVVPNYDNVHPNYHKEPYLQQLKVFLDEVQQQAQLSTIRSFLKLYTTMPVAKLAGFLDLPEQEFRIQLLVFKHKMKNLVWTSGISALEGEFQSASEVDFYIDKDMIHIADTKVARRYGDFFIRQIHKFEELNKTLKKMSQKP, encoded by the exons GTGACCCCAAGCAGGACCTGGCATATGAACGCCAGTATGAGCAGCAGACCTATCAAGTCATCCCTGAAGTGATTAAGAACTTCATCCAGTATTTCCACAAGACTGTGTCTGACCTGATTGATCAGAAGGTATATGAGCTCCAAGCCAGCAGAGTATCTAGTGATCTCATTGACCAGAAGGTTTACGAGATCCAAGATATCTATGAAAACAG CTGGACAAAGTTAACTGAACGTTTTTTCAAGAATTCTCCATGGCCTGAAGCAGAAGCTATTGCTCCTCAAGTTGGGAATG ATGCAGTGTTCTTGATTCTCTATAAGGAGCTATATTATAGACACATCTACGCCAAAGTTAGC GGAGGACCCACACTGGAGCAGCGTTTTGAATCCTACTATAACTACTGCAATCTCTTCAACTACATTCTCA ATGCAGATGGTCCAGCACCCCTGGAGCTGCCTAACCAGTGGCTGTGGGATATTATTGATGAATTCATTTACCAG TTTCAGTCATTCAGCCAGTATCGGTGCAAGACTGCAAAGAAGTCAGAGGAAGAAATCGAATTCCTGCGTTCCAACCCCAAGATCTGGAACGTTCACAGCGTACTTAATGTGTTACATTCTCTAGTGGACAAATCCAACATTAACCGCCAGCTGGAGATTTATACTAGTGGAG GTGACCCTGAAAGTGTAGCTGGAGAATATGGGAGACATTCCCTATATAAGATGCTTGGATACTTCAGCTTGGTTGGACTGCTGCGTCTGCACTCGCTGCTTGGAGATTACTATCAGGCTATAAAAGTGTTggaaaacattgaacttaacaAGAAG AGCATGTACTCTCGAGTTCCTGAGTGCCAGGTGACCACATACTATTATGTGGGTTTTGCATACCTTATGATGCGACGATACCAGGATGCCATTCGGGTTTTTGCTAATATCTTGCTATATATCCAGAGAACCAAGAGCATGTTTCAGAGAACCACATACAAGTATGAAATG ATTAACAAGCAGAATGAGCAGATGCATGGACTGCTGGCCATCGCCCTCACCATGTATCCCATGCGCATAGATGAGAGCATTCACACTCAGCTGAGAGAAAAATATGGTGACAAAATGTTGCGTATGCAGAAAGG TGATGCACAGATTTATGAAGAACTTTTCAATTATGCCTGCCCTAAGTTCCTGTCACCAGTCGTCCCCAACTATGACAATGTGCACCCCAACTACCACAAAGAACCGTATCTTCAACAACTCAAGGTCTTTCTTGATGAagttcagcagcaggcacagCTGTCCACAATCCGCAG tttcCTGAAGTTATATACTACTATGCCTGTGGCAAAGTTGGCAGGATTCTTGGATTTGCCTGAACAGGAATTCCGCATTCAGCTGCTTGTTTTCAAGCATAAGATGAAGAACCTTGTGTGGACTAGTGGCATTTCTGCCCTGGAGGGAGAGTTCCAGTCTGCATCAGAAGTGGATTTCTATATAGATAAG GACATGATTCACATTGCGGATACCAAAGTTGCCCGACGCTATGGAGACTTCTTTATACGACAGATACACAAGTTTGAAGAG ctaaACAAAACTTTGAAGAAGATGAGCCAAAAGCCTTGA